From the genome of Uranotaenia lowii strain MFRU-FL chromosome 1, ASM2978415v1, whole genome shotgun sequence, one region includes:
- the LOC129740144 gene encoding uncharacterized protein LOC129740144, with product MKVTLLQPMVAIASLILLAGCLAAPASSKKSRAAAPESSAASSPSKAFVIIPEEPAATDRRSRSIGWDDHHGYKEVKEIVRTVHVPVPVPVEKHIVVEKKVPVLVKPVKKSGKIVVRIKKKKHSHRG from the exons ATGAAG GTTACGCTTTTGCAACCGATGGTCGCCATCGCCAGTCTCATCCTCCTGGCAGGGTGCCTGGCGGCGCCCGCCTCCTCGAAGAAATCCCGAGCGGCGGCACCGGAAAGTTCCGCCGCTTCGAGCCCGTCCAAGGCATTCGTCATCATTCCCGAGGAACCGGCAGCGACAGATCGGCGCAGCAGAAGCATCGGCTGGGATGATCATCATGGCTACAAGGAGGTGAAGGAAATCGTTCGGACAGTTCACGTACCAGTTCCGGTTCCGGTCGAGAAACACATCGTGGTCGAAAAGAAGGTCCCCGTACTGGTAAAACCCGTTAAAAAGTCAGGAAAGATTGTCGTGCGCATCAAGAAGAAGAAGCACTCGCACCGCGGTTGA